One genomic region from Balaenoptera musculus isolate JJ_BM4_2016_0621 chromosome X, mBalMus1.pri.v3, whole genome shotgun sequence encodes:
- the ZNF157 gene encoding zinc finger protein 157 — MGNHPRGFLPWSQDNLADHLRLLLQGSVSFEDVAVDFTRQEWYRLDPSQRTMHKDVMLENYSNLASVGLCVAKPEMIFKLERGEELWILEEESSGHGYPGSLSLLCANNSVGGNALSHDNDLQHQKIQTLDQTVEYGKAFYKRTGFVGHKRTHTGEKNFECHECGKTYCRKSNLIEHLRIHTGERPYKCGECAKTFSARSYLIAHQKTHTGEKPFECNECGKSFGRKSQLILHRRTHTGERPYECTECGKTFSEKATLMIHQRTHTGEKPYECGECGKTFRVKISLTQHQRTHTGEKPYECGDCGKNFRAKKSLNQHQRIHTGEKPYKCGECGKCFRMKMTLNNHQRTHTGEKPYQCNECGKSFRVHSSLGIHQRIHTGEKPYECNKCGNAFYVKARLIEHQRMHSGEKPYECSECGKIFSMKKSLCQHRRTHIGEKLYE; from the exons ATTGTTGTTACAGGGATCTGTGTCATTTGAAGACGTGGCTGTGGATTTTACCCGACAGGAGTGGTACAGACTGGACCCTTCCCAGAGGACCATGCACAAGGATGTGATGCTGGAGAATTACAGCAACCTGGCATCAGTGG GCCTCTGCGTGGCCAAACCAGAGATGATCTTCAAGTTGGAGCGAGGGGAAGAACTGTGGATATTAGAGGAGGAATCCTCAGGCCATGGTTACCCAG gctCTCTCTCACTGCTGTGTGCCAACAATTCTGTTGGGGGTAATGCCCTCAGTCATGATAATGACCTTCAGCATCAGAAGATTCAAACTTTGGATCAAACTGTTGAATATGGGAAAGCCTTCTACAAGAGAACAGGCTTTGTTGGACATAAAAGaacacacacaggagagaaaaacTTTGAATGTCATGAATGTGGGAAAACTTACTGCAGGAAATCAAATCTTATTGAACATCTGAGAATACACACAGGCGAGAGACCCTATAAATGTGGTGAATGTGCAAAAACCTTTAGTGCAAGATCATACCTCATTGCTCATCAGAAAACTCACACAGGGGAGAAGCCctttgaatgtaatgaatgtggaaaatctTTTGGCAGGAAGTCACAACTCATTCTGCATCGGAGAACACACACAGGAGAGAGACCCTATGAATGCACTGAGTGTGGGAAAACCTTTTCTGAGAAGGCAACCCTCATGATTCATCAGAGAACtcacacaggggagaaaccctatgaatgtggCGAATGTGGGAAAACATTTCGTGTTAAGATATCCCTTACTCAACACCAGAGAACtcacacaggggagaaaccctatgaatgtggTGATTGTGGGAAAAACTTTCGTGCAAAAAAATCCCTAAACCAACATCAAAGAATTCACACAGGCgagaaaccctataaatgtgGTGAATGTGGGAAATGCTTCAGAATGAAGATGACTCTCAATAATCACCAGAGAACTCATACAGGTGAAAAACCCTATCAGTGTAAcgaatgtgggaaatctttcaGGGTGCACTCATCTCTCGGAATACATCAGCgaattcacacaggagagaaaccttatgaatgtaatAAATGCGGTAATGCCTTCTATGTCAAAGCACGCCTCATTGAACATCAGAGAATGCAttcaggagagaaaccctatgaatgtagtGAATGTGGAAAAATCTTCAGTATGAAGAAATCCCTGTGTCAACATCGGAGAACTCACATAGGAGAGAAACTTTATGAATGA